The Naumovozyma dairenensis CBS 421 chromosome 11, complete genome genome includes a window with the following:
- the NDAI0K01860 gene encoding C2H2-type zinc finger protein (similar to Saccharomyces cerevisiae MOT3 (YMR070W); ancestral locus Anc_2.533): MTSPSFNVHLLPHREEENSYDDPINSSNNNDFRNVEYSTYDNTQSSFLERKIWVQSDYQQLPMEGISRQSTGQSWFQGHPSQQPQQPQLFQPQTQPQQQLPRPIYNNTVIPLSDSQQQQQQQDDLIQQSQFYNLRQNQIQSESAIYLQNNNGNLEDRSSSPNINNNISSSGSNNGNLGMSIPRWAPQKLTSLYPAQSNQTFDPQQFSQSNCNHPVPNQFASQLGYSTDNTVSYANPSSTLQQSESLLSNSFHSNIPPTRTISLPQQSKFRSLSETVESQTLRSTPAYPPAQLFKKYYESNDNPTTTAASASATTNTSTTTNNTNNNNLHEQLPIQEQGHVKVNISQPLQQSQQKQNQHQNQSSWASFPNSTTIRPCQENIVLSSSSSSSSDRFARSTVDNIIATTSNNNNNNNNNNNNNNSNNIPGYAGSTSGSDDGSHNINPRQHHFQNPHHQHILSTTSQPPPPCQSRIHISEEEGTFLNMVPMNNYGIPLPSPLTTSLDTIGSSVGSSSFHPMSSSSGVSGNINDTTASNSNSSSNSTSTSMNNNNNSNNIINNNVFQCSYCVKSFKRFSWLKRHLLAHSPERHYSCPWCLSKHKRKDNLLQHLKLKHTEMVLQQLRLENIEISTIEETMEDRRVDVHERSKSVDTGTSGVNDDIDIKNVKQPGTNIKTLLYDGRLNKEDVKKVLNKLLDGTNSTFSDSTDGVVDNVRPRRGHSYSVADSRSRKSRN, from the coding sequence ATGACCAGTCCGAGCTTTAATGTACATCTTCTCCCACATcgagaagaagaaaacagCTACGATGATCCAATTAATAGTTCCAACAACAATGACTTTAGGAATGTCGAGTATTCTACATATGATAATACTCAAAGCAGTTTCCttgaaaggaaaatatgGGTACAGAGTGATTATCAACAATTACCAATGGAAGGTATTTCAAGACAATCTACTGGACAATCATGGTTTCAAGGGCACCCATCACAACAACCACAACAACCTCAATTATTTCAGCCTCAAACACAACCACAACAACAGTTACCAAGACcaatatataataacaCAGTAATACCGTTAAGTGActcacaacaacaacaacaacaacaagacGATCTCATTCAACAGAGCCAATTCTATAACTTAAGACAAAATCAAATCCAGTCCGAAAGTGCtatttatcttcaaaataaCAATGGGAATCTCGAAGATAGATCTAGTTCGCcgaatattaataacaatatcagtagtagtggtagtaataatggtaatttaGGGATGTCAATTCCAAGATGGGCTCCACAAAAGTTAACGTCTTTGTATCCGGCCCAATCAAATCAAACTTTCGATCCTCAACAATTCTCACAATCAAATTGCAATCATCCAGTACCTAACCAATTTGCTTCTCAACTTGGATATTCAACTGATAATACTGTAAGTTACGCAAATCCTTCTTCTACTTTACAACAATCAGAATCACTTCTGAGTAACTCTTTTCACAGTAATATACCTCCAACAAGAACGATTTCACTACCGCAACAAAGTAAGTTCCGTTCGCTTTCAGAAACTGTAGAATCACAGACGCTCCGATCCACACCAGCATATCCGCCAGCACAactatttaaaaaatattatgaatCGAACGATAATCCTACAACAACTGCTGCTTCCGCTAGTGCTACTACAAACACAAGTACTACCActaataataccaataataataatcttcaTGAACAGTTGCCTATTCAAGAACAAGGGCATGTAAAAGTAAATATATCGCAACCTTTACAACAATCACAACAAAAGCAAAATCAGCATCAAAATCAATCGTCATGGGCGTCATTTCCTAATTCCACTACAATTCGGCCATGCCAAGAGAATATCGtgttatcatcatcatcatcatcatcatctgaTAGGTTTGCTCGGAGCACTGTAGATAATATCATAGCGACTacaagtaataataataataataataataataataataataataataatagtaataatattcctgGATATGCGGGGAGTACTAGCGGCAGTGATGATGGAAGTCATAATATAAATCCAAGGCAACACCATTTTCAAAACCCTCACCATCAGCATATATTATCTACAACATCACaaccaccaccaccatgCCAATCTCGAATACATATTTCAGAGGAAGAGGGAACTTTCTTAAATATGGTACCAATGAATAATTATGGGATACCGTTACCATCTCCACTCACGACTTCACTTGATACAATAGGTAGTTCAGTtggttcatcatcattccATCCTATGTCCTCATCATCGGGCGTATCGGGTAATATAAACGACACTACTGctagtaatagtaatagtagtagtaatagTACTAGTACTAgtatgaataataataataatagtaataatatcataaaCAATAATGTCTTCCAATGTAGTTATTGTgttaaatctttcaaaaggTTTTCATGGTTAAAAAGACATTTATTGGCACATTCACCAGAAAGACATTATTCATGTCCTTGGTGTTTAAGTAAACATAAAAGGAAGgataatttattacaacatttgaaattgaaacataCAGAGATGGTTTTACAACAATTACGacttgaaaatattgaaatttctaccattgaagaaactaTGGAAGATAGACGAGTGGATGTCCATGAAAGATCTAAAAGTGTTGATACAGGTACTAGTGGTGTCAAcgatgatattgatattaaaaATGTTAAGCAACCTGGTACGAATATTAAGACGTTGTTATACGATGGTAGgttaaataaagaagatgtGAAGAAAGTGTTAAATAAATTGCTTGATGGAACTAATTCTACTTTCAGTGATTCTACAGACGGCGTTGTTGATAATGTAAGACCAAGGAGAGGTCATTCATATTCTGTTGCTGATTCAAGGTCTAGAAAGTCAAGGAACTGA
- the MAE1 gene encoding malate dehydrogenase (oxaloacetate-decarboxylating) (similar to Saccharomyces cerevisiae MAE1 (YKL029C); ancestral locus Anc_2.529) yields MIRTRTTTSVASMITQRNIARRSISSTPISHLRLYSSNTRANKATTTRDTTFQSDIYNDKHLRRTPIGSKAERIFNSHPAKATSLSSDGTIECPLESFQLLNSPLFNKGSAFTQEERKAFRLEGLLPPQVNTLDEQLERAYKQLCFLKTPIAKNDFMTNLRVQNKVLYFALVKKHINELVPIIYTPTEGDAIAAYSHRFRKPEGVFLDITEPDSVEERLSVYGKDKDVDYIVVSDSEGILGIGDQGVGGIRIAVSKLALMTLCGGIHPGRVLPVCLDVGTNNKQLARDELYMGNKFARVRGKQYDQLVENFIKAVKKLFPSAVLHFEDFGVTNARRILEKYRSELPCFNDDIQGTGAVVVASLIAALRHSHRDLKDTKVLVYGAGSAGLGIADQVVSHMVNHGLTLEEARSKIYLMNRNGLIMKSHAEKCTPQQNVYAKPDEDWAGIDTKSLKNIVGGVKPTCLVGCSTQAGAFTEEVIKEMYKHNPRPIVFPLSNPTRLHEAVPKDLMKWTNNDALIATGSPFEDVDGYRISQNNNCYSFPGIGLGAVLARSTIISDKMISAAVDELASLSQLKEGDSRPGLLPGLDVINNTSARIAAAVILKSIEEGTARIEQEEVPGKDGETVKVPRDFEQCVEWVKNQMWEPVYRPMVKVDHDPEFIQTNYNQNAEIKLFPFFFQFSYSTICLHLMSP; encoded by the coding sequence atgattaGAACAAGAACGACCACTTCTGTGGCTTCTATGATCACTCAAAGGAATATTGCTCGTCGTTCAATAAGCAGTACTCCAATCAGTCATCTTCGTCTTTACTCTTCGAACACTAGAGCCAACAAAGCTACCACTACAAGAGATACTACTTTCCAATCTGATATTTACAATGATAAACATTTAAGAAGGACGCCAATTGGTTCCAAAGCTGAACGTATTTTTAACTCTCATCCTGCTAAGGCTACCAGCTTATCTTCTGACGGTACCATTGAATGTCCACTAGAATCTTTCCAATTATTGAACTCAccattattcaataaaggTTCCGCTTTCActcaagaagaaagaaaggcTTTCAGATTAGAAGGTTTATTACCACCACAAGTGAATACTTTAGATGAACAATTAGAAAGAGCTTACAAACAATTGTGTTTTTTAAAGACTCCAATTGCtaaaaatgatttcatGACTAATTTGAGGGTTCAAAATAAAGTCTTATATTTTGCTTTGGTGAAAAAACATATCAATGAATTAGTACCAATCATTTATACACCAACTGAAGGTGATGCAATTGCTGCCTATTCTCATAGATTTAGGAAACCAGAAGGTGTCTTCTTGGATATTACTGAACCAGATTCTGTCGAGGAAAGATTATCTGTTTATGGTAAGGATAAAGATGTGGATTATATCGTTGTTTCGGATTCTGAAGGTATCTTAGGTATTGGTGATCAAGGTGTTGGTGGTATTCGTATTGCTGTCTCTAAGTTAGCTTTGATGACTTTATGTGGTGGTATTCATCCAGGTAGAGTTTTACCAGTTTGTTTAGATGTAGGTACTaacaacaaacaattaGCTAGAGATGAACTTTATATGGGTAACAAATTTGCAAGAGTTAGAGGTAAACAATATGATCAATTAGTTGAAAACTTCATTAAAGCtgttaagaaattattcCCAAGCGCTGTCTTAcattttgaagatttcgGTGTTACTAATGCTAGAAGAATTTTGGAAAAGTATCGTTCTGAACTGCCTTGCttcaatgatgatattcAAGGTACAGGTGCTGTCGTTGTTGCATCTTTGATTGCTGCTTTGAGGCATTCTCATAGAGACTTGAAAGATACCAAGGTTTTAGTATACGGTGCAGGTTCTGCCGGTTTAGGTATTGCTGATCAAGTTGTTAGTCATATGGTGAATCATGGTTTAACTTTGGAAGAAGCTCGTTCCAAGATATATCTAATGAACAGAAATGGGCTTATCATGAAATCTCATGCTGAAAAATGTACTCCACAACAAAATGTATATGCCAAACCAGATGAAGATTGGGCTGGTATAGATACtaaatctttgaagaaCATTGTTGGTGGTGTTAAACCAACCTGTTTAGTTGGCTGTTCTACACAAGCCGGTGCCTTCACAGAAGAAGTCATAAAGGAAATGTACAAACATAATCCAAGACCAATTGTTTTCCCATTATCTAATCCAACAAGATTACATGAAGCTGTTCCAAAagatttaatgaaatggaCTAATAATGACGCTTTAATTGCTACTGGTTCTCCATTTGAAGACGTTGACGGTTACCGTATTTCTCAAAATAACAATTGTTATTCTTTCCCAGGTATCGGTTTAGGTGCAGTCTTAGCTCGTTCTACTATCATTAGTGATAAGATGATCTCAGCTGCTGTCGATGAATTAGCTTCATTATCTCAATTGAAAGAAGGTGATTCAAGACCAGGTTTATTACCTGGTTTAGATGTCATTAACAACACATCTGCCAGAATTGCAGCTGCCGTTATCTTGAAGTCTATTGAAGAAGGTACAGCTCGTATAGAACAAGAAGAGGTTCCAGGTAAGGATGGTGAAACAGTCAAAGTTCCTCGTGATTTCGAACAATGTGTCGAATGGGTCAAGAACCAAATGTGGGAACCAGTCTATCGTCCAATGGTCAAGGTGGATCATGACCCAGAATTCATACAAACCAATTATAATCAGAATGCGGAAATTAaattgtttcctttttttttccaattctcCTATTCAACCATATGCCTTCATTTAATGTCCCCATAG
- the TFA1 gene encoding transcription factor TFIIE subunit TFA1 (similar to Saccharomyces cerevisiae TFA1 (YKL028W); ancestral locus Anc_2.528) produces the protein MDRNIDEIVKNLLKFVVRGFYGGSYVLVLDAILFHSVLAEDDLKQLLSINKTELGPLIARLRSDRLISIHKQREYPPNSKSIERVYYYIKFPHAIDAIKWKVHQVVQRLKDDLDKNSAPNGYMCPICLTKYTQLEAVQLLNFDRTEFLCSLCDEPLVEDDSGRKNKEKQDKLNRLMDQIQPVIDYLKRIDDSRIEENTFEISLARLIPPQNQSHAAYTYNPKKGSTMFRPGDAPMANVMGTALGNDSSRRAGANSQATLHINITTASDEIAQTKLQERQAEEKRKQNAVPEWHQQSTVGKSALGRLDNEEEFDPQTTAQALQSTESMMNGGNDGYQNHRTLTEQEIEERESERALNEYYAALARKQAAERKKEEEEEMEEEEEEEMEEKGREEMDQDAIDEEAEFEDEFEDVVEEKKENLTLQKRRPRRQLIHRII, from the coding sequence ATGGATagaaatattgatgaaattgtaaagaatttattaaaattcgTCGTTAGAGGATTCTACGGTGGATCCTACGTATTAGTACTGGACGCCATCCTATTCCATTCCGTCTTGGCagaagatgatttaaaaCAACTGTTAAGTATAAACAAAACTGAATTAGGTCCACTAATTGCCCGATTAAGATCAGATAGATTGATTTCCATCCATAAGCAAAGAGAATATCCACCTAATTCTAAAAGTATAGAACGTGTCTATTACTATATTAAATTTCCTCATGCAATCGATGCCATCAAGTGGAAAGTTCATCAAGTGGTACAACGTCTGAAGGATGATCTTGATAAAAACTCTGCTCCTAATGGTTATATGTGTCCCATTTGTTTGACCAAATATACTCAGTTGGAAGCTGTACAATTATTGAACTTTGATAGGACTGAATTTCTATGTTCGTTATGTGATGAACCGCTAGTGGAAGATGATTCAGGGAGGAAGAACAAGGAAAAGcaagataaattaaatagATTAATGGATCAAATCCAACCAGttattgattatttgaaaagaattgaTGATTCAAGAATTGAGGAAAATACATTTGAAATCTCATTAGCGAGATTGATTCCACCACAGAATCAATCTCATGCTGCTTATACATATAATCCTAAGAAAGGTAGTACAATGTTTAGACCAGGTGATGCTCCTATGGCTAATGTGATGGGGACTGCATTGGGTAATGATAGTAGTAGACGTGCTGGTGCAAACTCACAAGCTACTTTGcatattaatattactaCGGCAAGTGATGAAATTGCTCAAACTAAATTACAAGAACGTCAAGcagaagaaaaaaggaaacaaaatGCTGTTCCTGAATGGCATCAACAGAGTACCGTGGGTAAGAGTGCATTAGGAAGATTAGATAACGAAGAGGAATTTGATCCACAAACAACAGCACAGGCTTTACAATCTACGGAATCAATGATGAATGGCGGTAACGATGgatatcaaaatcatcGTACGTTGACCGAGCaggaaattgaagaaaggGAAAGTGAGAGAGcattaaatgaatattatgCTGCGTTGGCAAGGAAACAAGCTGCAGAGAGGAagaaagaggaagaagaagaaatggaggaagaagaggaagaagaaatggaGGAAAAAGGACGAGAAGAAATGGATCAAGATGccattgatgaagaagcagaatttgaagatgaatttgaagatgtcgtagaagagaaaaaggaaaaccTAACTCTCCAGAAACGGAGGCCGAGAAGACAGCTAATCCACAGAATAATATAG
- the TCD2 gene encoding tRNA threonylcarbamoyladenosine dehydratase (similar to Saccharomyces cerevisiae YHR003C and YKL027W; ancestral locus Anc_2.527), which yields MGNETWKIVTTTALLSVAATKCAEMAWKHYSLSHQQEEHKFAPVQSKRSKYDDNLFREQLARNYAFLGEEGMEKLKQQYIVVVGAGGVGSWVVTMLVRSGCQRIRVIDFDQVSLSSLNRHSCATLKDVGTSKVECLKRHMAEIAPWCEIDAVNELWNKENGERLIKSGGEPTFVVDCIDNLDTKVDLLEYVYNMKVDFISSMGASTKSDPTRINVGDITTTEEDPMARSVRRRLKMRGITTGVPVVFSAEKPDPRKAKLLPLPDDEYEKGQVDQLSALKDFRVRILPVLGTMPGIFGLTIATWIITKVAGYPMNPIEGKNRIKIYDGIYQSLAGQMSRIGKEQRVPVAVKDIGYIVEEIFRGKSPVSGYSTRLTLSLWDPSKPVSLQNVVLLTKEEQKAHEERVLNGQEKLQDVYSKEVLDLIKERFEEEKYYSQFR from the coding sequence ATGGGCAATGAAACATGGAAAATAGTCACAACAACTGCCTTACTTTCCGTTGCTGCCACAAAATGTGCAGAAATGGCATGGAAACATTATTCATTAAGCCATCAACAAGAGGAACACAAATTTGCTCCTGTACAATCGAAGAGGTCAAAATATGACGATAATTTATTCCGCGAACAACTAGCACGTAATTATGCCTTTTTGGGTGAAGAAGGgatggaaaaattaaagcAACAATATATTGTAGTGGTTGGTGCAGGTGGTGTTGGTTCTTGGGTGGTTACAATGTTAGTGCGTTCAGGTTGTCAAAGGATTAGAgtaattgattttgatcAAGTTTCTTTAAGTTCTTTGAATAGACATAGTTGTGCTACTTTGAAAGATGTGGGGACTTCCAAAGTTGAATGTTTGAAAAGACATATGGCTGAGATTGCACCATGGTGTGAAATTGATGCTGTGAATGAATTATggaataaagaaaatggtgAGAGGTTGATTAAAAGTGGAGGTGAACCAacttttgttgttgattgtattgataatttagaCACTAAAGTGGATCTTTTAGAATATGTCTATAATATGAAAGttgattttatttcatcTATGGGTGCATCAACCAAAAGTGATCCAACCCGTATTAACGTTGGTGATATCACCACTACAGAAGAAGATCCAATGGCTCGTTCTGttagaagaagattaaAGATGAGAGGTATTACTACAGGTGTTCCAGTTGTTTTCAGCGCAGAAAAACCTGATCCACGTAAGGCCAAACTGTTACCACTAcctgatgatgaatatgaaaagGGTCAAGTCGATCAATTAAGTGCATTAAAGGATTTTAGAGTGAGAATTCTTCCTGTTTTGGGTACAATGCCAGGTATATTTGGTTTAACCATTGCTACTTGGATCATTACTAAAGTGGCTGGTTATCCAATGAACCCTATAGAAGGTAAGAATAGAATCAAAATATATGATGGTATCTATCAATCCTTAGCTGGACAAATGTCTCGTATTGGTAAAGAACAACGTGTACCAGTTGCAGTTAAAGATATTGGATATattgttgaagaaatattcaGAGGTAAATCCCCAGTAAGTGGCTATTCTACTAGATTAACCTTATCTCTATGGGATCCAAGTAAGCCAGTGTCATTACAAAATGTGGTATTATTAACTAAGGAGGAGCAGAAAGCTCATGAAGAACGTGTTTTGAATGGTCAAGAGAAACTACAAGATGTCTATTCTAAAGAGGTCTTAGATTTGATCAAAGaaagatttgaagaagaaaaatattactcCCAATTTAGATGA
- the CTP1 gene encoding Ctp1p (similar to Saccharomyces cerevisiae CTP1 (YBR291C); ancestral locus Anc_2.525), giving the protein MSKQEKKAIDPLHSFIAGALAGAIEASITYPFEFAKTRLQLIDKTSKASRNPLVLIYNTAKTQGVGSIYVGCPAFIVGNTAKAGIRFLGFDTIKNMLRDPMTGELSGPRGVIAGLGAGLLESVVAVTPFEAIKTALIDDKQMAKPKYQNNGRSMLRNYSSLVRDEGFSGLYRGVLPVSMRQAANQAVRLGCYNKIKTMVQDYTGSPKDKPLSSGLTFIVGAFSGIVTVYSTMPIDTVKTRMQSLDSTRYSSTVNCFSTIFKEEGLKTFWKGATPRLGRLILSGGIVFTIYENVLVFLG; this is encoded by the coding sequence ATGTCAAAACAAGAGAAGAAGGCCATTGATCCATTACATTCTTTTATTGCAGGTGCCCTAGCCGGTGCCATTGAAGCGTCAATCACGTATCCATTTGAATTTGCCAAGACTAGATTACAATTGATTGATAAGACTTCGAAAGCGTCGAGAAATCCATTAGTCTTGATTTACAACACTGCCAAGACTCAAGGTGTCGGATCAATCTATGTCGGTTGTCCCGCTTTCATCGTTGGTAATACCGCCAAAGCAGGTATTAGATTTCTTGGGTTTGATACCATTAAGAACATGTTACGTGATCCAATGACTGGTGAATTAAGTGGGCCTCGTGGTGTCATTGCAGGGTTAGGTGCAGGTCTACTGGAGAGTGTTGTTGCAGTGACACCATTTGAAGCCATTAAGACCGCCTTGATTGATGATAAACAAATGGCTAAACCAAAGTATCAAAATAATGGACGTTCAATGCTGCGAAATTATTCTAGTCTTGTGCGTGATGAAGGGTTTTCAGGGCTTTATCGTGGTGTTTTACCTGTTTCAATGAGACAAGCAGCTAATCAAGCTGTTAGATTGGGTTGTTATAATAAGATTAAGACTATGGTACAGGATTATACGGGATCTCCAAAGGATAAACCATTATCTTCTGGGTTGACGTTTATTGTTGGTGCATTCAGTGGTATTGTTACAGTTTATTCCACCATGCCAATTGATACAGTGAAAACAAGGATGCAAAGTTTAGATTCTACTAGATATAGTTCTACAGTGAATTGTTTTTCCACGatatttaaagaagaaggtttGAAAACTTTCTGGAAAGGAGCCACTCCAAGATTAGGTAGACTAATCTTAAGTGGTGGTATTGTTTTCACAATTTATGAGAATGTATTGGTCTTCCTGGGTTAA
- the BSD2 gene encoding Bsd2p (similar to Saccharomyces cerevisiae BSD2 (YBR290W); ancestral locus Anc_2.524) — MAQVGSSSNTSLPYSNEEPIELSTDIHTPTHIETRPSSPFPESPIPPEVETEAATSSQPDANETDDTPGTSATDRLIPSELRERTARHIGNIGRHFNILDRVFRRRSNNTEDLTHHPRGEGFDGVFRNLTAKPEANDNAARENQNDTPPTYDEAAADMVPSYYGMDMSSEMYADEICIEGLPVGNIANLFWNIIVSTSFQFIGFLITYILHTSHAAKQGSRFGLGLTFIGYAYSMIPNNVTSKVGKDKSLNRLELSDPNSYDDLDLSSATAMSQDNFQSNLSHGMDEEKHPVPILAISVGLLGLFISIKSIIDYINVKKLERKYMSQDQV, encoded by the coding sequence ATGGCACAAGTAGGATCATCAAGTAACACATCGCTGCCCTACTCGAACGAAGAACCCATAGAGCTATCCACAGATATACATACACCGACACACATCGAAACACGGCCGTCTTCACCTTTCCCAGAGTCTCCAATCCCACCTGAAGTCGAAACCGAAGCAGCAACTTCCTCACAGCCCGATGCCAATGAAACTGATGATACCCCTGGTACCAGCGCCACTGATAGACTCATCCCATCAGAGTTAAGAGAAAGAACCGCCAGACACATAGGGAACATAGGGAGACATTTCAATATCCTTGATCGTGTATTCCGAAGGAGATCCAACAACACGGAAGATCTTACGCATCATCCTCGAGGTGAAGGTTTCGACGGTGTGTTCAGAAATTTAACCGCTAAACCTGAAGCTAACGATAATGCTGCAAGAGAAAACCAAAACGATACTCCTCCTACTTATGATGAGGCCGCCGCAGATATGGTACCATCTTATTATGGTATGGATATGAGTAGTGAGATGTACGCTGATGAGATTTGTATAGAAGGTTTACCCGTGGGGAATATTGCAAATTTGttttggaatattattgtaAGTACTAGCTTCCAATTCATTGGGTTCTTAATCACTTATATTTTACACACATCACATGCTGCAAAGCAAGGTTCAAGGTTTGGATTGGGACTGACTTTCATTGGTTATGCTTATTCAATGATTCCTAATAATGTGACTTCGAAAGTTGGGAAGGATAAAAGTCTAAATAGATTGGAATTGTCAGATCCGAACTCTTATGACGATTTAGATTTATCTTCTGCAACAGCAATGTCTCAAGATAACTTTCAATCTAATTTAAGCCATGGAATGGATGAAGAGAAACATCCAGTTCCAATTTTAGCAATATCGGTTGGGCTACTTGGATTATTCATCTCAATTAAAAGTATAATAGACTACATCAATGTTAAAAAACTGGAACGTAAGTATATGTCACAAGATCAAGTTTAA